The Micromonospora sp. M71_S20 genome window below encodes:
- a CDS encoding folate-binding protein YgfZ produces MIDIAGAVSVESIDEASRDQPEPAHAAAGVRGVAAHYGDPMREQRTLDTAVGLVDRSHRGVVAVPGEERIGWLHTLTSQHLAQLGAGQGTELLVLSPHGHVEQHAMVAEDGVTTWLDTEPGATAGLLAYLERMRFFSKVEPRDVTPEHALLSLVGPEAPAAVETLGVTGLAVPDVVAVPGPKFRSGELPPRPTALYDVRPLPVGGWARRGPLGVDLLVPRAAMEQVVTELRGNGVPVAGLWAYEAVRVAARRARVGVDTDHRTIPAEVGLVAPAVHLDKGCYRGQETVARVHNMGRPPRRLVLLHLDGVTTDQPPVAGTPVTLDGRAVGFVGTAVHHHELGQVALAVVKRNVADDARLLIGETAAAIDPA; encoded by the coding sequence ATGATCGACATAGCGGGTGCGGTGAGCGTCGAGAGCATCGACGAGGCCAGCCGGGACCAGCCCGAGCCGGCGCACGCGGCGGCCGGCGTGCGGGGCGTGGCGGCGCACTACGGCGACCCGATGCGCGAGCAGCGCACCCTCGACACGGCGGTCGGCCTGGTCGACCGGTCGCACCGGGGCGTCGTCGCGGTGCCGGGCGAGGAGCGGATCGGGTGGCTGCACACCCTCACCAGCCAGCACCTGGCGCAGCTCGGCGCCGGCCAGGGCACCGAGCTGCTGGTGCTCTCCCCGCACGGGCACGTCGAGCAGCACGCCATGGTCGCCGAGGACGGCGTCACCACCTGGCTCGACACCGAGCCGGGCGCCACCGCGGGCCTGCTGGCGTACCTGGAGCGGATGCGGTTCTTCAGCAAGGTCGAGCCGCGCGACGTGACGCCCGAGCACGCGCTGCTCTCCCTGGTCGGGCCGGAGGCGCCCGCCGCGGTGGAGACGCTCGGCGTGACCGGGCTGGCCGTGCCCGACGTGGTCGCGGTGCCGGGCCCGAAGTTCCGCTCCGGCGAGCTGCCGCCACGGCCGACCGCGCTGTACGACGTGCGCCCGCTGCCCGTGGGCGGCTGGGCCCGCCGGGGCCCGCTCGGCGTCGACCTGCTGGTGCCCCGGGCCGCGATGGAGCAGGTGGTCACCGAGCTGCGGGGCAACGGGGTGCCGGTCGCCGGGCTGTGGGCGTACGAGGCGGTGCGGGTGGCCGCCCGGCGGGCCCGGGTCGGGGTGGACACCGACCACCGGACGATCCCGGCCGAGGTGGGCCTGGTCGCCCCGGCCGTGCATCTGGACAAGGGCTGCTACCGGGGCCAGGAGACCGTGGCCCGGGTGCACAACATGGGCCGGCCGCCGCGTCGGCTCGTACTGCTGCACCTGGACGGGGTGACCACCGACCAGCCGCCGGTCGCCGGCACGCCGGTGACCCTCGACGGCCGGGCGGTCGGCTTCGTCGGCACGGCCGTGCACCACCACGAGCTGGGCCAGGTCGCCCTGGCCGTGGTCAAGCGCAACGTCGCCGACGACGCCCGCCTCCTCATCGGCGAGACCGCCGCCGCGATCGATCCGGCCTGA
- a CDS encoding DsrE family protein, giving the protein MLGPMARTLVVKATAGADAPERCAQAFTVAATAAAAGLHVSLWLTGESTWFALPGRAQEFELPHSAPLAELLHVILTTGTVTACTQCAARRDIGPDDVLPGVRIAGAAVFVEEATAEGAQALVY; this is encoded by the coding sequence ATGCTGGGCCCCATGGCCCGCACTCTCGTCGTCAAGGCCACCGCCGGCGCGGACGCCCCGGAGCGGTGCGCCCAGGCATTCACCGTCGCCGCCACCGCAGCCGCCGCCGGCCTGCACGTGTCGCTCTGGCTGACCGGTGAGTCGACCTGGTTCGCGCTGCCCGGCCGCGCGCAGGAGTTCGAGCTGCCGCACTCGGCCCCGCTCGCCGAGCTGCTGCACGTGATCCTGACCACCGGCACGGTGACCGCCTGCACGCAGTGCGCCGCCCGGCGGGACATCGGGCCGGACGACGTGCTGCCGGGCGTCCGCATCGCCGGCGCCGCGGTCTTCGTCGAGGAGGCGACGGCCGAGGGGGCCCAGGCCCTGGTCTACTGA
- a CDS encoding helix-turn-helix domain-containing protein, translated as MATGKDLPDVGGFIRDLRRNAKISLRQLAEQAGVSNPYLSQIERGLRKPSAEVLQQLASALRVSTPAMYLRAGLLDDKEGQGVLAAISVDPDLTMAQKQSLTQIYETFRRENARLAEATAAATGATPTAGSDATPGAGTPDPVEAAPDLANLAATGPTTPEGTPTEAVLESVAVTEAGPAPAPTDTPEKKAARDAAEEEK; from the coding sequence ATGGCCACTGGTAAGGACCTTCCCGACGTCGGCGGGTTCATTCGCGACCTGCGCCGCAACGCGAAGATCTCGCTCCGACAGCTCGCCGAGCAGGCGGGGGTCAGCAACCCGTACCTCAGTCAGATCGAGCGCGGCCTGCGCAAGCCGAGCGCCGAGGTGCTCCAGCAGCTCGCCAGCGCGCTGCGCGTCTCCACCCCGGCGATGTACCTGCGGGCCGGGCTGCTCGACGACAAGGAGGGCCAGGGCGTGCTGGCGGCCATCTCCGTCGATCCCGACCTGACGATGGCGCAGAAGCAGTCGCTCACCCAGATCTACGAGACGTTCCGCCGGGAGAACGCGCGGCTCGCCGAGGCGACCGCGGCGGCCACCGGCGCGACGCCCACCGCCGGGTCCGACGCCACCCCCGGCGCGGGCACGCCGGATCCCGTCGAGGCGGCACCCGACCTGGCCAACCTCGCCGCAACGGGCCCCACCACACCGGAGGGCACCCCGACCGAGGCCGTTCTGGAGTCGGTCGCCGTCACCGAGGCCGGCCCCGCCCCCGCTCCGACCGACACCCCCGAGAAGAAGGCCGCCCGCGACGCGGCCGAAGAGGAGAAGTGA
- a CDS encoding SCP2 sterol-binding domain-containing protein: MTEATERFFESLPARAPEVLVSPVSGTMQIDLAEDGQTVHWLVHLRPGEVEVSRNRGPADAIWYTSADLFDRLVTGRAQAISSVLRNESSFSGDVVLFLLFHRFFPDPPGTRDPRTVAREQAGRLR, translated from the coding sequence GTGACCGAGGCGACGGAGCGGTTCTTCGAATCACTGCCGGCGCGCGCCCCCGAGGTGCTGGTGAGCCCGGTCAGCGGGACGATGCAGATCGACCTCGCGGAGGACGGCCAGACGGTGCACTGGCTGGTCCACCTCCGTCCGGGCGAGGTCGAGGTGAGCCGCAACCGGGGCCCCGCCGACGCGATCTGGTACACCAGCGCGGACCTGTTCGACCGGCTCGTCACCGGCCGGGCCCAGGCGATCTCGTCGGTGCTGCGCAACGAGAGCAGCTTCAGCGGCGACGTCGTGCTCTTCCTGCTGTTCCACCGGTTCTTCCCCGACCCGCCCGGCACCCGGGACCCCCGCACCGTCGCCCGTGAACAGGCCGGGCGACTGCGGTGA
- the mtfM gene encoding small membrane protein MtfM, protein MVTEIGFVSLLVAGLGALAGGLVYLAVRISRGRW, encoded by the coding sequence ATGGTTACCGAGATCGGGTTCGTCAGCCTGCTGGTCGCCGGCCTGGGCGCGCTCGCCGGTGGCCTGGTCTACCTGGCCGTACGCATATCGAGAGGACGCTGGTGA
- a CDS encoding FABP family protein: protein MSDENPLQPPPWLNAPPVDPYPYEESHDLRVGPKLHPTLDGLLPYVGVWRGRGRGGFPTIEDFDFAQEIRISHDGRPFLFYESRAWILDEQSRPVRPAGREVGWWRPVMDGDRATDELEALMTVPTGVMELHIGKRKGTQIEFVTDAVVRTATAKEVTAGHRLFGIVEGALLYAQEMAAVGHPLSPHLSARLTRVAG from the coding sequence GTGAGCGACGAGAACCCCCTGCAGCCACCGCCGTGGCTGAACGCGCCGCCGGTCGACCCGTACCCCTACGAGGAGAGCCACGACCTGCGTGTCGGTCCGAAGCTGCACCCCACGCTGGACGGCCTGCTGCCGTACGTCGGGGTGTGGCGTGGCCGGGGGCGGGGCGGCTTCCCCACCATCGAGGACTTCGACTTCGCGCAGGAGATCCGGATCAGCCACGACGGCCGGCCGTTCCTGTTCTACGAGTCCCGCGCCTGGATCCTCGACGAGCAAAGCCGCCCGGTCCGCCCGGCGGGTCGCGAGGTCGGCTGGTGGCGGCCGGTGATGGACGGCGACCGGGCCACCGACGAGCTGGAAGCGCTGATGACGGTGCCCACCGGGGTGATGGAGCTGCACATCGGCAAGCGCAAGGGCACGCAGATCGAGTTCGTCACCGACGCGGTGGTTCGCACGGCGACCGCCAAGGAGGTCACCGCCGGTCACCGCCTCTTCGGCATCGTCGAGGGCGCCCTGCTCTACGCCCAGGAGATGGCGGCCGTGGGCCATCCCCTCTCCCCCCACCTCTCCGCCCGCCTCACCCGGGTGGCCGGCTGA
- a CDS encoding 3-keto-5-aminohexanoate cleavage protein codes for MTTGTLITVAPTGAESAKAEVPALPVTLDELLLTAKECEALGAAVIHVHIRDDEAKPTLDQGRLRETVAALREGTDLIVQLSSGGAVTDPESDRLAVLDAGPDMASCTMGTLNFGDDVFLNRWEFIVDLHTRMQERGIVPEYEIFDLGHLTALQRLLGKYGLPAGGHVHVDFVMGVPGGMPGTTATLVAAHQALRDLPEGTTFSATGIGRSTIPVMLASLSAGGHLRVGMEDTVTYAKGRPVESNMQLVARAVGFAQLAQRPPLTTAEARGLLGVPAAGR; via the coding sequence ATGACGACAGGGACGTTGATCACGGTTGCCCCCACCGGCGCGGAGTCGGCCAAGGCCGAGGTGCCGGCCCTGCCGGTGACGCTCGACGAGCTGCTGCTGACCGCCAAGGAGTGCGAGGCGCTCGGCGCCGCCGTGATCCACGTCCACATCCGCGACGACGAGGCGAAGCCCACCCTGGACCAGGGGCGGCTGCGGGAGACCGTGGCGGCGCTGCGGGAGGGCACGGACCTGATCGTGCAGCTCTCCTCGGGCGGCGCGGTGACCGACCCGGAGTCCGACCGGCTCGCCGTGCTCGACGCCGGGCCGGACATGGCCTCCTGCACGATGGGCACGCTCAACTTCGGCGACGACGTCTTCCTCAACCGCTGGGAGTTCATCGTCGACCTGCACACCCGGATGCAGGAGCGCGGCATCGTGCCCGAGTACGAGATCTTCGACCTCGGCCACCTGACGGCGCTGCAACGGCTGCTCGGCAAGTACGGCCTGCCGGCCGGCGGGCACGTGCACGTCGACTTCGTGATGGGCGTGCCGGGCGGCATGCCGGGCACCACGGCCACGCTGGTCGCCGCCCACCAGGCGCTGCGCGACCTGCCCGAGGGCACCACCTTCTCGGCCACCGGCATCGGCCGCAGCACCATCCCGGTCATGCTGGCCTCGCTCTCGGCCGGCGGGCACCTGCGGGTCGGCATGGAGGACACGGTGACCTACGCCAAGGGCCGCCCGGTGGAGTCCAACATGCAGCTCGTCGCCCGGGCGGTCGGCTTCGCCCAGCTCGCCCAGCGGCCGCCGCTGACCACCGCCGAGGCGCGCGGTCTGCTCGGCGTGCCCGCCGCCGGCCGGTAA
- a CDS encoding asparaginase: MGKTYEGGAPLAEVVRSGFVEGVHRGSVVVLDAAGATVAGAGDVTSPVFPRSSNKPMQAVGMLRAGLALADPADVALVSASHAGEDFHLARIGALLARAGLDESALHCPPDLPVGDEARAAVLRAGGGPTRTQMNCSGKHSGMLLTCLAAGWPLDGYWRPEHPLQQRLRDAVEEFTGESAAAVGVDGCGAPVLAVSLTGLAGAYLRLVSAEPGSVPRTVADAMRAHPDLVGGTRAEDSRLMRGVPGLLAKVGAEGVIAVAVPEVGAVALKIDDGAGRARMPVLVSALRRLGLDAPVLTEYAELPLFGGGLPVGAVRPLW; this comes from the coding sequence GTGGGAAAGACGTACGAGGGCGGCGCGCCGCTCGCCGAGGTGGTCCGGTCAGGGTTCGTCGAGGGCGTGCACCGGGGTTCGGTGGTGGTGCTCGACGCCGCCGGTGCGACGGTGGCCGGCGCCGGGGACGTGACCTCCCCGGTCTTCCCGCGCTCGTCGAACAAGCCGATGCAGGCGGTCGGGATGCTCCGCGCCGGGCTGGCGCTGGCCGACCCCGCCGACGTGGCGCTGGTCTCGGCCAGCCACGCCGGTGAGGACTTCCACCTGGCCCGGATCGGGGCGCTGCTGGCCCGCGCCGGGCTGGACGAGTCGGCCCTGCACTGCCCGCCGGACCTGCCCGTGGGCGACGAGGCCCGGGCGGCCGTGCTGCGGGCCGGCGGCGGACCCACCCGTACGCAGATGAACTGCTCCGGCAAGCACAGCGGGATGCTGCTGACCTGCCTGGCCGCCGGCTGGCCGCTCGACGGGTACTGGCGTCCGGAGCACCCGTTGCAGCAGCGGCTGCGGGACGCGGTGGAGGAGTTCACCGGCGAGTCGGCTGCGGCCGTCGGGGTGGACGGCTGCGGTGCCCCGGTGCTCGCCGTGTCGCTGACCGGGCTCGCCGGGGCGTACCTCCGGCTCGTCTCGGCGGAGCCCGGTTCCGTGCCGCGGACGGTGGCCGACGCCATGCGCGCCCACCCGGACCTGGTCGGCGGCACGCGGGCCGAAGACAGCCGGCTCATGCGCGGGGTGCCCGGGCTGCTCGCCAAGGTGGGTGCCGAGGGGGTCATCGCCGTGGCAGTGCCCGAAGTCGGCGCGGTCGCCCTCAAGATCGACGACGGCGCGGGCCGCGCCCGGATGCCGGTGCTGGTCTCCGCCCTGCGCCGCCTGGGGCTGGACGCGCCGGTGCTGACCGAGTACGCCGAGCTGCCGCTCTTCGGCGGCGGCCTGCCGGTCGGCGCTGTCCGGCCCCTCTGGTAG
- a CDS encoding aminotransferase class IV translates to MVASRIAVPGRGLVPPGEPVLRGDDRGVLHGDGLFETMHLRDGRPWLRDAHLARLARAAAAVELALPAADVLDELLDAVRAGWPAEVEGALRLVCTRGPEGGGPPTGYATLGEVPAAARAARRDGITVATLPLGVAARARAELDWLPVGVKSTSYAVSTAARRWIARAGVDDALWVSSDGYALEGPTASLVWLTGDTLCTVPAAETGILPGVTAGWLLAHAHELGLRAEERLVTPAELRTADGVWLSSSVRGLAEIRTLDAVPLRRCARTPALQALLGFPRP, encoded by the coding sequence ATGGTGGCGTCGAGGATCGCCGTGCCGGGGCGCGGGCTGGTGCCGCCCGGGGAGCCGGTGCTGCGCGGCGACGACCGGGGCGTGCTGCACGGCGACGGGCTCTTCGAGACGATGCACCTGCGCGACGGGCGGCCGTGGCTGCGCGACGCGCACCTGGCCCGGCTCGCCCGGGCGGCGGCGGCCGTCGAGCTGGCGCTGCCCGCCGCCGACGTGCTGGACGAGCTGCTGGACGCCGTGCGCGCCGGCTGGCCCGCCGAGGTGGAGGGGGCACTGCGGCTGGTCTGCACCCGGGGCCCGGAGGGCGGCGGCCCACCCACCGGCTACGCCACGCTGGGCGAGGTGCCGGCGGCGGCCCGGGCGGCGCGCCGGGACGGGATCACCGTGGCGACCCTGCCGCTCGGCGTCGCGGCGCGGGCCCGCGCCGAACTCGACTGGCTGCCCGTCGGCGTCAAGTCCACCTCGTACGCGGTGAGCACCGCCGCCCGCCGCTGGATCGCCCGTGCCGGCGTGGACGACGCGCTCTGGGTCTCCTCCGACGGGTACGCGCTGGAGGGGCCCACGGCCAGCCTGGTCTGGCTGACCGGCGACACCCTCTGCACCGTGCCCGCCGCCGAGACCGGCATCCTGCCGGGCGTGACCGCCGGCTGGCTCCTCGCGCACGCCCACGAGCTGGGCCTGCGCGCCGAGGAGCGCCTGGTCACCCCGGCCGAGCTGCGTACCGCCGACGGCGTCTGGCTCAGCTCGTCCGTCCGTGGCCTCGCGGAGATCCGCACCCTGGACGCCGTCCCGCTGCGCCGCTGCGCGCGTACCCCCGCCCTCCAGGCGCTCCTGGGCTTTCCCCGCCCGTGA
- a CDS encoding DUF2516 family protein, translating to MAYAAPLFAFDVRYVVELILLVFALIVQGIALVHAITQRSDAFSAIGTLPKGGWIGILAVCLVLTLLGFGPISLFGLIGIAAGLIYLLDVRVGLRDLSDGKGFW from the coding sequence ATGGCCTACGCCGCGCCGCTTTTCGCCTTCGATGTTCGCTACGTGGTCGAGCTGATCCTGCTCGTCTTCGCGTTGATCGTGCAGGGCATCGCCCTGGTGCACGCCATCACCCAGCGTTCCGACGCCTTCTCCGCCATCGGCACCCTGCCCAAGGGCGGCTGGATCGGCATCCTCGCCGTCTGCCTGGTGCTGACCCTGCTCGGCTTCGGCCCGATCAGTCTCTTCGGGCTCATCGGCATCGCCGCCGGCCTGATCTACCTGCTCGACGTCCGGGTGGGGCTGCGTGACCTGAGCGACGGCAAAGGGTTCTGGTGA
- a CDS encoding glycogen debranching N-terminal domain-containing protein — protein sequence MKQLVSILDGNTFLVSDNRGDIEPSLDFPTGLFSFDTRHLSTWLLTLDGERLHALSVDTAESFRTRFFLVPGEPTHYLDAKVSMIRSRAIGGSFEEELTLLNHSGEEMEFVVHLDMAADFADLFEIKHVRHKQGHTTATVGDNELRLAYRRERFHRETVISTSAPAHIEVSGMTYRVRVGPRGEWTTRLHVSTVVYGARGEDIRANLPQYGGSRGPDAIRAEQDELVARAPKLGCDCQPLAGAYRQSLNDLAALRYESITLGVRLVAAGLPWFMTLFGRDSIITSLQLVPFLPELIPPTLMMLAGLQGHRIDDFRDEEPGKILHELRYGETAGFEEQPHSPYYGSADSTPLFVILLDEYERWTGNDKLVRGLEAQARAALAWIDTYGDLLGTGHLWYQTRNPDSGLANQCWKDSWDAISYRDGRFPGFPRATCELQGYAYDAKIRGARLAREFWGDPAYADRLEREAAELKMRFNRDFWIPEREYYALALDADGRQVDALTSNIGHLLWSGIVDESRAGRIAEHLLGPRLYSGWGVRTLADDQGRYNPVGYHVGTVWPFDNSIIAWGLWRYGFRKEAGQICDAMLAASRYFDGRLPEAFAGYDRAVTDYPVEYPTACSPQAWSAGTPLLLLRVMLGLEPQGDHLIIDPAVPEGMGRIELLDIPGRWGRVDALGRSRTPHDHPRSR from the coding sequence GTGAAGCAGCTGGTCAGCATCCTGGACGGCAACACCTTCCTGGTCAGCGACAACCGCGGCGACATCGAGCCGTCCCTCGACTTCCCGACCGGGCTCTTCTCGTTCGACACCCGGCACCTCTCGACGTGGCTGCTGACCCTCGACGGCGAACGGCTGCACGCCCTCTCCGTCGACACCGCGGAGTCCTTCCGCACCCGGTTCTTCCTCGTCCCCGGCGAGCCGACGCACTACCTGGACGCGAAGGTCTCGATGATCCGGAGCCGGGCCATCGGCGGCAGCTTCGAGGAGGAACTGACGCTGCTGAACCACTCCGGGGAGGAGATGGAGTTCGTCGTCCACCTCGACATGGCCGCCGACTTCGCGGACCTGTTCGAGATCAAGCACGTCCGGCACAAGCAGGGCCACACCACCGCCACCGTCGGCGACAACGAGCTGCGCCTGGCCTACCGCCGGGAGCGGTTCCACCGCGAGACGGTCATCAGCACCAGCGCGCCCGCGCACATCGAGGTCTCCGGCATGACCTACCGGGTCCGGGTCGGCCCGCGCGGCGAGTGGACGACCCGGCTGCACGTGTCGACCGTCGTCTACGGCGCGCGGGGCGAGGACATCCGGGCCAACCTGCCGCAGTACGGAGGCAGTCGCGGCCCGGACGCGATCCGGGCCGAGCAGGACGAACTCGTCGCCCGGGCGCCGAAGCTCGGCTGCGACTGCCAGCCGCTGGCCGGGGCGTACCGGCAGAGCCTCAACGACCTGGCGGCGCTGCGCTACGAGTCGATCACCCTCGGCGTACGTCTGGTGGCCGCCGGCCTGCCGTGGTTCATGACCCTGTTCGGCCGGGACAGCATCATCACCTCGCTCCAGTTGGTGCCCTTCCTGCCGGAGCTGATCCCGCCGACCCTCATGATGCTGGCCGGCCTCCAGGGGCACCGGATCGACGACTTCCGGGACGAGGAGCCGGGCAAGATCCTGCACGAGCTGCGCTACGGCGAGACGGCGGGCTTCGAGGAACAGCCCCACTCGCCGTACTACGGCTCGGCCGACTCGACGCCGCTGTTCGTCATCCTGCTCGACGAGTACGAGCGGTGGACCGGCAACGACAAGCTGGTACGGGGCCTGGAGGCCCAGGCCCGGGCCGCCCTCGCCTGGATCGACACGTACGGGGACCTGCTCGGCACCGGCCACCTCTGGTACCAGACCCGCAACCCGGACAGCGGGTTGGCGAACCAGTGCTGGAAGGACTCCTGGGACGCGATCTCGTACCGCGACGGCCGGTTCCCCGGCTTCCCCCGCGCCACCTGCGAACTCCAGGGCTACGCGTACGACGCGAAGATCCGCGGGGCCCGACTGGCCCGCGAGTTCTGGGGCGACCCCGCGTACGCCGACCGGCTGGAGCGGGAGGCGGCCGAGCTGAAGATGCGGTTCAACCGGGACTTCTGGATCCCGGAGCGGGAGTACTACGCGCTCGCCCTGGACGCCGACGGCCGGCAGGTGGACGCCCTCACCTCCAACATCGGGCACCTGCTGTGGAGCGGCATCGTCGACGAGTCGCGGGCCGGTCGGATCGCCGAGCACCTGCTGGGGCCGCGGCTCTACTCCGGTTGGGGCGTCCGGACCCTCGCCGACGACCAGGGGCGGTACAACCCCGTCGGCTACCACGTCGGGACGGTCTGGCCGTTCGACAACTCGATCATCGCCTGGGGGCTGTGGCGGTACGGTTTCCGCAAGGAGGCCGGGCAGATCTGCGACGCGATGCTGGCCGCGTCCCGGTACTTCGACGGGCGGCTGCCGGAGGCCTTCGCCGGCTACGACCGGGCCGTCACCGACTACCCGGTGGAGTACCCCACCGCGTGCAGCCCACAGGCATGGTCGGCCGGCACGCCGCTGCTGCTGCTCCGGGTGATGCTGGGGCTGGAACCGCAGGGCGACCACCTGATCATCGACCCCGCCGTGCCCGAGGGGATGGGGCGGATCGAGCTGCTCGACATCCCCGGCCGCTGGGGCCGGGTCGACGCCCTGGGCCGCAGCCGCACCCCGCACGACCACCCGCGCAGCCGCTGA
- a CDS encoding alpha/beta fold hydrolase: protein MTKIEVNGALLAYDDTGSGTPVVLLHAGIADRRMWREQIGPLAARHRVIALDLRGYGDSELPPTPFAHHDDVAGLLDALGIPRAALVGCSFGGAVAIDTALAHPERVTALALLGTAASGHEWSEEANDLWDSLVGEVDPEDFAASAAGEVRFWVVGPGREPADVDPELLAFAREMDQRALAAELALSAVDVAELDPPAIGRLHELRMPVLVGAGGADLPDISRLADRIAAEAPDATRLPDVPDAGHLLPLERPAPVNAALLDFLP from the coding sequence GTGACCAAGATCGAGGTGAACGGCGCCCTGCTCGCGTACGACGACACCGGCAGCGGCACACCCGTCGTCCTGCTGCACGCCGGCATCGCCGACCGCCGGATGTGGCGGGAGCAGATCGGCCCGCTGGCCGCGCGGCACCGCGTGATCGCCCTCGACCTGCGCGGCTACGGGGACTCCGAGCTGCCGCCGACCCCGTTCGCCCACCACGACGACGTGGCCGGGCTGCTCGACGCGCTCGGCATCCCCCGGGCCGCCCTGGTCGGCTGCTCGTTCGGCGGCGCCGTGGCGATCGACACCGCGCTGGCCCACCCGGAGCGGGTAACCGCGCTCGCCCTCCTCGGCACCGCCGCCTCGGGCCACGAATGGTCGGAGGAGGCGAATGACCTCTGGGACAGCCTGGTCGGGGAGGTCGACCCGGAGGACTTCGCCGCCAGCGCCGCCGGCGAGGTGCGCTTCTGGGTGGTCGGCCCGGGCCGCGAGCCCGCCGACGTCGACCCGGAACTGCTGGCCTTCGCCCGCGAGATGGACCAGCGGGCGCTCGCCGCCGAGCTGGCACTCAGCGCGGTCGACGTCGCCGAACTCGACCCGCCCGCGATCGGCCGCCTCCACGAGCTGCGGATGCCCGTCCTGGTCGGTGCCGGCGGCGCGGACCTGCCCGACATCAGCCGGCTCGCCGACCGGATCGCCGCCGAGGCGCCCGACGCGACCCGCCTGCCCGACGTGCCCGACGCCGGCCACCTGCTGCCGCTGGAACGCCCCGCCCCGGTCAACGCCGCCCTGCTCGATTTCCTCCCCTGA
- a CDS encoding Fur family transcriptional regulator codes for MSESSLAEMLRARGLRLTAQRQLILQAVLELGHATPEQVHTAVREVAAGVNITTIYRTLELLERLGLVTHTHLSHGSPTYHAAGEDQHVHLVCRDCGAIDEIDPELLRPLAEQLASQRGFRVDIGHVSFFGVCVRCENGDRK; via the coding sequence GTGTCCGAATCCTCCCTCGCGGAAATGCTCCGCGCCCGTGGGCTCCGGCTGACGGCGCAACGGCAGTTGATCCTCCAGGCCGTGCTGGAGTTGGGGCACGCCACCCCGGAGCAGGTGCACACAGCCGTCCGGGAGGTGGCCGCGGGGGTCAACATCACCACCATCTACCGCACGCTGGAGCTGCTGGAACGGCTCGGCCTGGTCACCCACACCCATCTCTCGCACGGCTCGCCGACCTACCACGCGGCCGGCGAGGACCAGCACGTCCACCTTGTCTGCCGGGACTGCGGCGCGATCGACGAGATCGATCCGGAGCTGCTGCGCCCGCTGGCCGAGCAGTTGGCGAGCCAGCGCGGGTTCCGGGTGGACATCGGCCACGTCTCGTTCTTCGGCGTCTGCGTCCGCTGCGAGAACGGGGACCGGAAATGA
- a CDS encoding alpha/beta fold hydrolase has translation MRGFRWPPPPDGGPRTWGPGPGAPRTGRPALPEPDTELVATPHGVRLEQLVTGTGDPVTVFAHGLGNGIATTRPFGSGVTGRKLFFQFRGHGRSDAPPGPWSYLELARDLRAVADLGGATRAFGASLGAGALCRLLAESPERFERLVVFLPAALDRPRGEVARARLTALFEAVESGDASAVADVVQAELPSAVRNTPAGWAYLRQRLDQLLRDGLAPGLASLPEQAPLDDAGSLAAVAAPALVIGCVGDDLHPVEVAEQLAAALPRATLHVYDRPGVLWTERADLRSRISAFLNE, from the coding sequence GTGAGGGGTTTCCGCTGGCCTCCGCCGCCGGACGGCGGGCCCCGCACCTGGGGGCCGGGCCCGGGCGCCCCGCGTACCGGCCGACCGGCCCTGCCGGAGCCGGACACCGAGCTGGTCGCCACGCCGCACGGCGTACGCCTGGAGCAGCTCGTCACCGGCACGGGTGACCCGGTCACGGTGTTCGCCCACGGGCTGGGCAACGGCATCGCCACCACCCGGCCGTTCGGCAGCGGCGTGACGGGCCGCAAGCTGTTCTTCCAGTTCCGCGGGCACGGCCGCTCCGACGCGCCGCCCGGCCCGTGGAGCTACCTGGAACTCGCCCGCGACCTGCGCGCGGTCGCCGACCTCGGCGGCGCCACCCGGGCCTTCGGCGCCAGCCTCGGCGCGGGCGCGCTCTGCCGGCTGCTCGCCGAGAGCCCCGAACGCTTCGAGCGACTCGTCGTCTTCCTGCCCGCGGCGCTCGACCGTCCGCGCGGCGAGGTCGCGCGGGCCCGGCTGACCGCGCTGTTCGAGGCCGTGGAGAGCGGCGACGCCTCCGCCGTGGCCGACGTGGTCCAGGCCGAGCTGCCGTCCGCCGTACGCAACACCCCGGCCGGCTGGGCCTACCTGCGCCAGCGCCTCGACCAGCTCCTGCGCGACGGGCTCGCCCCGGGGTTGGCGAGCCTGCCCGAGCAGGCGCCCCTGGACGACGCCGGCTCGCTGGCCGCGGTCGCCGCGCCGGCCCTGGTGATCGGCTGCGTCGGCGACGACCTGCACCCGGTCGAGGTCGCCGAGCAGCTCGCGGCCGCGCTGCCCCGGGCCACCCTGCACGTGTACGACCGGCCCGGCGTCCTCTGGACGGAACGCGCCGACCTGCGAAGCCGGATATCCGCCTTCCTCAACGAGTAA